Within Xiphias gladius isolate SHS-SW01 ecotype Sanya breed wild chromosome 14, ASM1685928v1, whole genome shotgun sequence, the genomic segment CTACTAATGCAGGGGGGTGGTATGAGGGATACGGTCTGTGGTCCAGACCCATGCAGGCCAGGGCCGAGCAGTTCTCTGGCAGACCACAGGAGCTGCCTGGCACTGTTTAGCCACACACCCTAAAGCCCGTGATCCAATAATGTCACATTTTCAAACCAAGATGATGGAAAAACCCTCACACGAAATCATGTCAAAATAGTCCGTGAGCCTCTCATCGACTCTTCACCTCTGCCTCCCGCTGATGTTTACTCTCCCCATGAGCTAGATCGGGTTTCCGACATTCTAGTTTTTGCCATTAATGCAACTGCCGaactacatttttgttttacacaatgaaaaaaaaaaaaaaaacacacatttcctttgCCTACATCGATCGATATCTCAATCGCTTTGCTTCGAGAGCTGAGTAAGTGATTAGGAAGTTGTGGGTTTAGTGCTGAATTGCATCCAGCTGACCAGCCAGGAATTTGATTGCGTGTATGAAATCATCTGATGCCAGAAACACTTTTCAcgatggcctttttttttttttttttttttttaaagcagccatcgattcaagtaaaaaaaaaaaaaaaaaaaaaaaaaattacaagaaaatacTCACCAAGTCGATCATTTAGCACACGTCGGGGATTTAAAGGCAGATGGGCAACATTTCTGCCAGTCAGaagtataattttaaaaaaacaaaaacaaaacaaaaaaaaaaaacgccaggTAACACCAACACGACGCAGCTAGCCAGAGAGGGAGCCAAACTAACACTAACGTTAGCCACGGCTAGTTCTCCTAGTTGGTTTCATAATAAAACGCCAAACGGTGAGCCGGTGGTCCTGGTGGGAAGAGCCCGTGTCCGGTTTATATCCAGCCCGTTAgaaagcgttttttttttttttttttcggtcgATGAAAAGTCGGTATTTTCCTGTCGATGTAAAAAAGCAGTCCGAAACTAGAGAGGTGGAAACCAAAGTGCTACTGTTGGGGGTTAACAACTTTGCTGCAAGAGGCGGCCCGCGATTGGGCAGCCGAGGCCACCAATCACCCGCGGAGAGCCGCCGGGCTCGTGGCGTCACGTTCCACGGGGGGATGGAGCGAAACGTGATTGGCTGGCGATGTCAGCACGCAGCCTGCGCTTCGGCCATCTTTTCCTCGCCGCCGTAACGACGCTCCGCTCTCGCGTCCGTCCCGTTCGCTCGGGGGTTTTAAGCCCAGGCTTCGATTTCGGACGCTTTTTACACAACCCGGTTTTATTCACAGAACGCACCTGCGCAGGAGTTCTAGGCCCTTGAAAGCAAAGCGGGGATGCTAAATAATGCCACGAACTGTTTTCACTCGTCAGGCCAGAGGCATACGAAGTGCAGCAAACAGTAATGAGACGAACTCAAATCGGTATTTGCCGGGACCACCCCTTTGCCTTCAGAACCGCACCAGGTCTCCCCGGTACTGGCGAACGGTTTTTCGTGGTACTTGTCAGGTAGGTAGGTTCCAAGCGTCCTGGAGGACCTGCCAGAGTTCTCCCGCGGACTCAGGCTTTCTCAGTGTCTCAGACAATCTTTTTGCAGGACTCCTTGggtcttcttgtctctgaagacagcCCCTCATGCCTCTGGCTGGTTGTCCTGCAGCAGAATGAATTCAggaccgatcagacgcctcccgGATGTTActgcatgatggataagaatctgaATATCTAAAAAGCCTAAAACTTCTGCGCAGAACTGTGTATCGCTAAGCTTTACTTTACACATGTGGCTACTTATTCACATGCTGCACTGATTTTCATTCTAATATTGAACGtcttattctattttatttttttattttgttttactcctTTCAAAAATTGACGTTTTATATGgcatggggttttttttccttaatacCTCTGTCTTAtgaaaagcactttgaattgtcTCGTTATTGAAAGGggctaaacaaataaaattgccCTGCTTTACCATcaacttttgtcttttaatgtgaaattatttCTGCATTGCAGTTAAAACGGGCACTTAAGACATATGATCACATCACTTCAAAATGTGCCCCACAAATATTGATTATgttaataattataaatataaaactttgGTATCATTCAGAGCACATTGCAGTTTAGTTCAGACTTAACATATCGCCACACACAGTCCAACTGTTTTGAAGCACATCTCATGTTTTTTCATTAGTGACCTCGGTGAAAAGAAATAACCATTGCTGTACAGTACCCTTTCTAGGTCAAAATCATGTCTTATCTAATTTTATTTATGGGGGTAAAACATAGCCAAAATAACTTTCACTTGGTGGCAATGTTTTCTCAAACTTTGTTATAAAAAGGGGGACAAatatgccacaaaaaaaaaaaaaagcttcccaACGCAAGCCCGTTTTGAGATGAACAATACTGAAAAGTGCAATGCCCCCTGATCATTAATAGTTGTGTTGACATTTCGAAAACTTTTTTACGTCACGGCACTTTTAAACAAAGCACATTTAACTACCagggatttaaaaaatggatttagTGCCAgacttgagaaaataaaatgaaaactcttCTGATAATTCATTTGTTCGAGTCATTTCAACGAGCTCACGGTTTCCACTGCTTCCATGTGTCAGGGTTATCCACAAGGCTTTGGTCAGTAACGTGTTTTGTCCTTTGACCTGAGTTTTGCTTAAGGACAAGAGCAGATAACTTGTTCACATCCCAACTCCGTCAAGTTCATGCACAGCGATAACAGACCTCCCGGTACACACTGAACACATCAATGAGTAAACAACAAATCCACAAAGTAGCAATCGCACAATTTCTTATCAATTTAGGGGTAAAttgttttgaatgtttattcaataaataatttcagaaatacagaATTGCAAAGGTGAATGTGTTGCATTGATTAAAAAAGGCACTTAAAACAATGGTGACAggtgtaaccttttttttttttttctttacaaaaaacaagatCTTGAGACCAGTCCCTTACCACTGATCTTTAAAACTAAATGACGTTTTATCCATTCCGATTTCTGctcataaaaaatgtttgatcGAGGCACCACCCAGCAGCTGGGTGGATTTGCTGACATGTAAAAAAGTGGGACCCTTCCCCAGTTCATAttctacaaataaaacaaggcATTTCAAAATAAGCAGATTTAGTTAGCAAGTAAGGCAGGGTTGCGTATTTGGCATTACTGTGAAGAATTAAGGACCTGAGTTGGCTTTTAAATTAAGCAAGTAAAACCTGGAGCCAAACGGTAACACTACTGTACACTGATGTCCTTTCACCGAGAAAGGCAGCACAAGACAATATCTTTTGTAGTTAAAGATTCCGTTCAATTGATTGTTCAGATGTATTAAGtcactcagaaaaaaataccaGCGCCTTCAACCCTGTTCTGTGAATACATATATGGCTTTACACGGAAcccacaacatactgtatatgattcATTGCCGCCACACACGGCCAACTGGCACTACACTTGAAGAGTTCAATCcaaagacacattaaaaaaaaaaaaaacggagtgATATGTACTCGGTCATAATGATTACAGATGCAATAAAACCTTCAACCTTAAGAACTTTTGCTCTACTGCATTTTTGAATCACTGACTGATAAGATGACCAACCACTCAACGTCGTGTACACAGTAATTTGGAAAGGAACACTTCCTTTGTCGCCCATTATCAACATCCAACGAAACCctcaacaaaacactgatggcTTGGCACTGATggttctattaaaaaaaaggcacagctAGGCTTTCCGTTAACCTTGCCAgtcctgtgaaaaaaaaaaaaatctgctcaaaACACATTCTCTCAAGTTCTGCAGaagcaaaaaatacaatataaaaccCCACATTTACACAGACTGTACACGTTTCAGATGATGCATAGAAAATAAACCAAGTTAgttaaacaaactgaaatagTGGCAAAATGCATTGCTATCATTTGGTgactacaacaacaaacaaacaaaaaaacaaacaaacaaacagtgagaGCATTATAAAACCCGCCCCTCCCCTCATCGCAGCCCGGTTTCTTTTCCATACAGTGTTGTCACATTGAAGGCAAAGCTCCATCATTTGCCCTCGTACTTTGGATTGACGACAGTTGTTACAGCACTTTTGTAGATTGGATTCTCAccctgagaaagagaaaaacaacgTGAGTGAGTTAAATTGTTGCGAGTagtcaggttaaaaaaaaaaaaaaaaaaaaaatcacagcattcGTCAAACCTCTGTGTAGTTCAGGTTCGCGGTGTGACGATAACAGAATTTCAACACCAGTAACTTCACCAGTTTCAGATGAAGTTATACAGTGTGATAGCAACCAGGAAAACTCAGCAACGAGCATGTGGCCACATGGTTCGTCTTTCTCACTAGGGGTCAACCGATTATCAGTCATGGCCGATTATCAGATCCAATATTAAGCAATTTTACGACTAtcggaattttttttttttttttttaaataacgaCTGCTGATAAAATAGATTAATTATAACTGCGGTCTGATGCAGCTGCCTCTTTCTGTATAGTCACCACTCTGTGGTCCTGGGCAATGTCCTGCCCACAGCACTGACTGGTTACACGTCACGAGTAATAGCCTACCGGCACTGAGGGCCACAGGGACAGACGGGCACAGAGAAACGCGTCTGCAGACTGGAGCAGCTCTGGTGAGTGATCAGAGCTGTTCGTCGAAGCTATGTCCAAGCCTTAAGGCAGCAGGTGGTCGCTCAAGTTGCAAATATACGCCACAATCATACCAACGAGTTAAAATGTTGATCCAAGACACaccgagcaagagagagcagcgAGATTAGCGAGAAAGCcgctaaaagaaggagagagctcTGAGCGCTCGAGCAGAACTCGggcaaatttaaatgttaagccgctctgatgaagaaaaaagcaaaattagcTGGGTTGAGAtagagcagcaaaaaaaatgctaacAGAAACACTGCCAAGCAGAAATGAGACAACACACCTACCACAGCACGTCAGCACATGAACGGCCACTCACTTCTGTTACTTAGgagaaattttactcaagtagaagtaaaattactcgtgtaaaaatgtactcagttaaaagtacaaagtaagtcCTTTAAAACGTACTCTGAGTAAACGTTACTgcgttacatttttaaaagggggaagggaaggtaaaaaatgttatacggtgataataataaataaagaaactaCTAAAGCACATCTTTAGGCTACCAGGTGTATGCGCATTGGTATTTCTCCCAGGTGAAAACTGCAGCGAAAGCAACCAATAAATACCAGCCAGgcagcctgtgcatacaactgataattacaaatatacactcagttggctgtttattaggaacagctagctaaaactaatgcagtcttatacaacaatcctgcaataaatcttcaTTCATGaagttttaattaaaactgtttAGAGTGTCGTTGAATCAGCTATCATCATCTTGGAGGATgtagtgtgtggtgctgttgagtgGTATTGAGCGGTTTTGCATTATACAGAGGAGTTTCCTACCTTCATTGGTGTGagtggggtggacaaaataatagaaacacctggaCACCACGGCGGGTGTCCAGAGACTTTATGTagcagcagttttgtttttgagtctGTGTTATTCTTAACTTTGACGccaagattttaattttttagtgcAAATGCACATCGGTTCTCGTTCTCCTTGATTACTAATAATCAGTAACAGATTcagccctgaaaaaaaaaaaaagtatcggTTGACCCCTATTTCTCACTATTTGTCTTGAGGCAATAGTTTGGTCAGACATGTTAGatgagctgaaaaataattcatcgattaaattattttgtttgttcatatCCATACTTTTCCTTCTGGAAAACTGActttaattcaagaaaaaaagtattacaCCCACTTTAGTAACAAACACTTCACCATCTCTGGTTAAGCATGCTATTTTCACAACATGCAGTCACCAAACCGTTCATTTCACTGCAGCCCTTCACAAAGTCAACCTAGCTGTAAAACCGCACAGAGAAACTTCATGCAAGTACACAAAAGCGACAGGTGATACTAACTTTGACCTAAAGAGCCGCGGCTTTATTCCCATAGCTGGGATTCTGGAACTGGTTAATAGGGCTCTTGTAAATAGGGTTCCCATGCTAACATGGGGAAAGAAAGGGGGAAgatcagagggaaaaaagaagaaaaagaaatcaatagGAACAGAAGAAAGGATAGGCATACAAGtctgaagaaaaatgttcagCACAGCAGGAAAGATTAGGAAGAAATTTAACAAGTATCTaattattgttgtgttgttacGGTCACTTTTtaccagggtttttttttttccttttttccatctctaACGTTCTAattaataatatgaaataacaattatgatttcttttctgttgtaagtagtatgttgtttttaatttcctgtaaaCTGTGACTTGTTATATTTCAGATGGATGTCTTAACATTTATTGTccttaaatattgttttaactgtaagcaaaagtacaaaaaaaatagcaaataatcCACAGCATCACTGGTACAaactaagaataaaaaaaaacaaccaaagtaTTCTTGATATAAATAGGACTACATtaccataaaaaataaaacagcaaaagccATATTACTACATGTTCACTAAGAGGGAATACAAAGGCAATTAACAAGTTGCTTTTTGACGGAGCAATTTGGGATCTATCTGCTAAGGTCTACGTAAGCAGTATGGTAACTAATTATGTTTACAAGTAATTCCCACACACACTACATGGGATGAATGTTTACTTCCTAAATTAAGCCGTTATTCCTGTGAATAAAAATCAACAGCGAGCAGCAGTGTAGCTTTCCACCAGTGTCCTCCCATCGGCCCTCCTCTTTCTCGGCTTCATTGCTTTTTATGGTTGTGCAGTTGAGCCATGTGGACAGTAAGAGGCAGCACTGTAGGCTGAGGGGAAGGCCACTCCCTCAGTGAATAAAGGACTCAACATAACGGCATGGAGCTCAGGTGGATCAAGGTGGAGATTCTCTCTGCTCTATTTCCACACCTTTTGGATGTTTTACTTCTTCACATCCATAAATAAATTATGGATGTTATTTGGGTTTGATGCTTTTCGATGCGGTTTAAGAGCTGGAAAGTCTAAATATTGTTCTAACTCAATCTTTTAAAAGTTTGGGGCAGCTAGATTATTATTTCCCCAAGTAAACATTCATAATCTTGGTGCAGTTATGCAGCAGCTGAAATAATACTAGCTTGGGGTCTTCAGATAACACttatttgaacagtgacagtGATCAGAAAGGGTCTGATCAGTTATTGCTCCAGGTTCTCTGGTGTGACTGACTCACCGTATCCCACTTGGCGTTCATCTTCTCCTTCTCAAATTTGGCAAACTCTCGGCGGTCGTGGATGATCATGAGTAGTTTCCAGATGAGCAGCAGGGCGAGGCCGATCAGCACAATGCCCGCTACCACACCTGCCACGATGGGGATGATGTCAGGTCCAGCTGGGCACTCTGAAACACAGAAGATGCAACGAGAAAATTGGACCATATGAAATCCACTGctgatgagaagaaaaatgatcttaaacgaaaaaaaaaaattaaattaaatgcaaagtttcaaaacaaaagaatctGTGTCTTTGACTCTGACaaattatttgcaaattttAGAACCACCTACTCTTTCCATGACACAGAGTGAACATTTGAAAGCTATGACAGACTATTGGTTTCACCTGCCAAAACCAAATTTGTAATGAGAGGGAACAAACCAGTGAATGTGTCACATACAGACTGTAACCTTGAAGTAATTCATATATTCACTGTACAAGGGAGGGAGCAACTAAATACCATCaagatatacagtaaaaaaaaaaaaaaaaaaaaaaaaaagctcttcaCATTTAGCGTTACCAAGATGCGTTGTGTAACCGCACTGAATCCATTTCcatcctcataaaacattttcatagcCGCGTTTTTGAAAAGTCATAAACCTGCATGGTTAACGACCATGATTACTCGCTAGCAGTCCTCTTCTTCCTTGCCTTGAGCTGGTACATTGCTGTGTTTCTTGGCATGTGATTGTCACATGCAGGACGGCACTTATGCACGTGCAtgagacacaaagacaaggaacaataaaaacattgctccgtAGCGCTACTAGTCGTCAAAATCTCCACAATGTACTTTCAGGTTAAGATGTTTCAGAGACAACTAGTGTTACGGCGAAGAAGACTTGTAAAATAATCTTgcaatcaaacaaacagcatcATATTCAGCATATCAGGGAATGATGACACTTGCTGTCAGGTTTTCAAAATTTGGATGTTAGTTTATCCAAAATTCAGCAATCCAATCCTACCCAAGTTCTCCACCACGTAAACCTCCTTGGTGTCATTCCTGATGGCATAGGTGTAGTAGAACCAGCAGTCGTTGGCGTCTCGCTCTTTGCAGTGGGTCAGTGGGAAACTCTGGTCTGTGGGCTGGGGCAGCTTTTCGCGATCCTTCACCTTGATCAGCTGGAAGGAGCTGCAGTCCCTCTCGCATGTATCCTTCTTCTCACCAGCCTCAAATGCTCGGCACTGCACACAATCTCTGTGGAAACACAGACGGAGGGTTGATTAACTCTCCACTGTGTAAAATCTATTCGGTAGAGTCTCAGTACACATTGGTAGAAGGCATAGAAACCATCTCACATTGTAAACTAGTGGACAGTGAATAGTTACTAAGGTTACTGAAATACCCTGAGACAAAACCGTAGACAACTTTTTAGAAATACTCTGGTCATGATCCCAAAAATACAAAGTCTCTACAACTGTtaaattatttggatttttcatattgtattaaattaatttatgtcCCAACACTTCGGCATATATGCCATTTCAAAGAAATCAAACACCGAGGAATAATGTGAATGTGGTGCAGAAATACTGAaaacttattttattattttattcgTTGACCTAAAAGTAATCAAATTGAAATACGTTGAGTCTACAAAAATATATCCACtgatttttaattgttaattatAGAACATAAACTCCCCCAGACTGCTATAAATGGCCGAATGCCCAAAAAAAGTACAAGGACATGACCTCAGCGTCCTCAAAGGCAACTCTGGCCTGGCcaagaggacacacacaaagacacaaaggacGCAGATGCAAACATAGACAAGCTTGGTGCTCGAACCCAAAACCTTCACCTAAATTCatactgtatgaatgtatgAAACAAGCTGCAAAACATGTGCTTAAACCGTATATTTCTGCAAACTCAACGATCTGTTAAAATCATGAGAAAGCCTCACTCTGGAATACAACCTCTAAACTTACATGGTATTTCATAATATCTGACCAGTGGGAACTCTACATCTTAAGATGTCGTGAAAGCCTCAAACTCACTTTTGCTCGGCGCAGACGCCGGGGCAGGTGGGACAGATCTCACAGGTTGGACCCTGGAATTTGGGGTTGGTGCATTTGCAGATTCCACATTCACAAGTACCGCGACCATTACAGATCTGCCCGTTCTTGGCGAGGCAGGTGGAGGTCTCCAGGGAGCAGTCGCAGGCACTGCCTGTGTAGTTGGCGTCACAGATGCACTTCCTGCATTCACAGCGCCCATGTCCTGGTGAAGCACAGGCAATGGCAAAGGTTACCACAGAGCTTACAAATAAGCTGGTGTCAGTGTCTCAAATGATATTATTTATACAATCCTCACCTCCACAGAGCTTGTTGTTGGAGCGGTCACAGTTAAAGTTGTCGCACTCGCAGAATTTTCCACTGTAAACCTCTGCTGGATTTTCCCGCTTCTTGCATTCGCAGGTGCCGCAGACACAGTCGCCATTGTTGCTACAGATGTCCGTACCGTTGTCTTTTCGGCAGTTGGCATCCAGGTCCTCTGTCCGGACTTCGTCTTTACTGCACTCACAAAGACGCCCAATACGTCCCTCATTACACCTGATACAGAAGACAGGACGTTAACCATTTCAGTAATAAGGTGTGTCATCAAAGTTGAAAATTACGGGCAGAGAAcatataaacaagaaaataaagactACTAAATGTTTGGGACAAGTGCTTCGAGTGAAAAACACTGGTCTGAACCAACTGATTTGGTTATCTGGgtgaagaaagtaaaaaacagacaatttcTTCCTCCTTTACTGAACCACTTACCACAGAAGCCCAAAATCCAAcagtttttcattcaatttatcACTGCACCTTTTAAAGATGTCAAGCTGTGGCTCTGAAAGCTCACAGTTCCTTGAGGCTCCATTGTACATGGTTCACCAGTACTGCTCTAGTGAATCTTACTGGCTTAATGCTTACTTGCAGGCTCCACACTCGAAGGTACCGTTGCCCTCGTGGCACTTGTCACTGTTGGGTTGTCCTTCTGCGGCACATTGACAGTCGCAGATGAAGTTCAAAActacctccacctcctcagtgAAGCCCAGcggtttaattttaattatctCAGGCTTGCCATGAGACGGACACTTCTGGGATTCAATGGAAATCAGGAAAGACACCTGGAAACCAGAGGAGAGTTTATAGGGTTATTGAAACGACGAAATGACGTAGCTCAGAGTATAAGCTTGTGAAGTGTttctcatttcttgttttttttttttttttttttttaaaacaggactttttaaaatgtgtttttgccccttttttttctctcactttggAAAAGCAGGTTTTCTCAGCTAGTGGGAGACACTAATGTAGCACAAGGACAGTTGTTTACCAGCTTCACACCCCAGTAACGGGGCTTCCATGCTGTAAACTAACAAAGCTGACAGGGACAGAGCACTTTCACCACACGCTGTGATGCCAATACTTTTCCCCATGAGCTGAGATGCTTTCGAATAAAACAACGAAAGGACTGTATCTACCTCGTCTCCGATGGAGATGTTAGAGCACTTCCTGCCATTCTCTCCTGTTCCCTCAACACCGTTCTTACAGATAGACTTGTAGGTGATGGAAACACCTTCCGGTAGCCTGCCGTTTTCCAGAATGACCTCAGATGACAAAGACTGtccaaaagagagaaaaagattgaTTACTCACTGTAGGCTGTCAGCTTTGGGTGAATTGTTTAAATGGAAAGCAGTCATGTAACCTGAATGTGTGCAAGCATTACATATGTGGGTGCGCCAGGAAGGAGGGACTGTGATGCTGCCTTCAGCTTTCAATTTTCACTGATCATTTATTAGTATTTGCTCCAAACTTGCAACTACACGACCTCTAGTGGAGTTTCATTGTAATCGTTATTTAGCCAGGGAAAAAGGACGTAGGACATCTTCCACGCAGGATCAGTTCAAAATAGTGTGTAAAAAtaagtacaaaaatataaactacaTCAAGTATAAATTCGCACTAAAATCATAGGTTTTCGCTTAAAGCCAGGGACAGTCAGACATCTTGTGGAGACGGTGCAGTGTGACTCACATTGTAAGCATCAATAATGAGTTTGATCACGTTGCTGGAGTTTGAGGACAGCGTGCCAACGGCTGATTTAGGAATAAGATTTTTCAACTCCTATAAGAGACACAAGTATCGAAAGTGACAACACAATTAACACATTTGAAATCTGCACCTCACTTTTGAATGATATGCTATaagtgtaataaaatgtaatttcattaaaGATGCTATTTTACAAGTAC encodes:
- the LOC120798697 gene encoding integrin beta-1-like isoform X2 codes for the protein MDLRLLLIASLSVVLGGSWAQQEGSICIKANAQSCGACIQVAETCGWCSDENFLTVGESKSARCDDLESLRKRKCAVTKIENPRGSITTNKDKPVTNRKKDVAEKLKPEQITQIQPQKLTLTLRSGEPQTFELKFKRAEDYPIDLYYLMDLSFSMKDDLENVKNLGTDLMREMQEITSDFRIGFGSFVEKTVMPYISTTPARLINPCTGNQNCTSPFSYKNVLKLTANGDEFNRLVSQQQISGNLDSPEGGFDAIMQVAVCEEHIGWRNVTRLLVFSTDAGFHFAGDGKLGGIVLPNDGRCHLENNMYTMSHYYDYPSIAHLVQKLSDHNIQTIFAVTEEFQPVYKELKNLIPKSAVGTLSSNSSNVIKLIIDAYNSLSSEVILENGRLPEGVSITYKSICKNGVEGTGENGRKCSNISIGDEVSFLISIESQKCPSHGKPEIIKIKPLGFTEEVEVVLNFICDCQCAAEGQPNSDKCHEGNGTFECGACKCNEGRIGRLCECSKDEVRTEDLDANCRKDNGTDICSNNGDCVCGTCECKKRENPAEVYSGKFCECDNFNCDRSNNKLCGGHGRCECRKCICDANYTGSACDCSLETSTCLAKNGQICNGRGTCECGICKCTNPKFQGPTCEICPTCPGVCAEQKDCVQCRAFEAGEKKDTCERDCSSFQLIKVKDREKLPQPTDQSFPLTHCKERDANDCWFYYTYAIRNDTKEVYVVENLECPAGPDIIPIVAGVVAGIVLIGLALLLIWKLLMIIHDRREFAKFEKEKMNAKWDTGENPIYKSAVTTVVNPKYEGK
- the LOC120798697 gene encoding integrin beta-1-like isoform X1; translation: MDLRLLLIASLSVVLGGSWAQQEGSICIKANAQSCGACIQVAETCGWCSDENFLTVGESKSARCDDLESLRKRKCAVTKIENPRGSITTNKDKPVTNRKKDVAEKLKPEQITQIQPQKLTLTLRSGEPQTFELKFKRAEDYPIDLYYLMDLSFSMKDDLENVKNLGTDLMREMQEITSDFRIGFGSFVEKTVMPYISTTPARLINPCTGNQNCTSPFSYKNVLKLTANGDEFNRLVSQQQISGNLDSPEGGFDAIMQVAVCEEHIGWRNVTRLLVFSTDAGFHFAGDGKLGGIVLPNDGRCHLENNMYTMSHYYDYPSIAHLVQKLSDHNIQTIFAVTEEFQPVYKELKNLIPKSAVGTLSSNSSNVIKLIIDAYNSLSSEVILENGRLPEGVSITYKSICKNGVEGTGENGRKCSNISIGDEVSFLISIESQKCPSHGKPEIIKIKPLGFTEEVEVVLNFICDCQCAAEGQPNSDKCHEGNGTFECGACKCNEGRIGRLCECSKDEVRTEDLDANCRKDNGTDICSNNGDCVCGTCECKKRENPAEVYSGKFCECDNFNCDRSNNKLCGGHGRCECRKCICDANYTGSACDCSLETSTCLAKNGQICNGRGTCECGICKCTNPKFQGPTCEICPTCPGVCAEQKDCVQCRAFEAGEKKDTCERDCSSFQLIKVKDREKLPQPTDQSFPLTHCKERDANDCWFYYTYAIRNDTKEVYVVENLECPAGPDIIPIVAGVVAGIVLIGLALLLIWKLLMIIHDRREFAKFEKEKMNAKWDTHGNPIYKSPINQFQNPSYGNKAAAL